Part of the Alosa alosa isolate M-15738 ecotype Scorff River chromosome 18, AALO_Geno_1.1, whole genome shotgun sequence genome is shown below.
CGGGGTGTTATTCTCCAAGTAGTTCACGAACAAGAGGCTCTCCTTTTTCAGGGGGATCTTTTCCAGCTCCCGGCCACATTTGGTGTCAATCAAGTAGAGGGTCCTGCCCACAGTCAGTGCTAAAATGTTGTGGTAGATGCTCAGGCTGTTGTGCGTCCCGCAGCTAGTGAGGCAGTTGTCTGGCAGCTTGTATATGTGCCGCAGGACGCCATCCTTCTGCATCTCACAGACCCACCCCGAGCTGAGGAGGAACAGGAGACCACCACTGCCCGTCGGAGCAAATCCATAGATGGCTGGTGGGCTGATGGCTGAAATAGCTCCTATACAGTCAGTGACCAGGCGCTTGAAGTCAGACTCCCTGTTTGCAGGAGAGGCCCTCTGATGCAGAACACCCTCACATGTAGAGCCGACTCTAAACAAATCATGCTGAGGTGACCACGTCAGAAAAAATTTGGAAACAGTCCCTGGAGATGTATCCTTGGCATCATCCGAAAATAGGTACACATTCTCGCCTGAGCTGATGACCATGTAACGGGGATTGTTATGCAGTGCGATTTTGACTCCTCCTAGGCTTATACCCCCTTCATCCACTTCAATGGTTCTTTTGCAGATACAGTACCTGAAGTTATTGCGGCTTGCATTGACGGTAGATGAGCTTTCCGACGGAGGCCTTTCCTCACACCAGACAATGAAATTCAGGCTGACACAGACAGATACGACTCGGGCCCTGGGGCTATTGCATAGATCCACAGTTTGTAACAAATGCCAACCCGATTTCCGTTCCCAAAATTTCCAGAATTCCGCCTTGCCATTTTCGAATACCACAGTGAGTATTGCCACACCACTGTCTTTGTTGTTATCCAGATACACAACGTCAacaattggtgcagttttggtTAATACTAAATCTAGATGCTTCTGACATTGTATTAGATGTGGTCTCTGAAATTTGTCAAATGTCAAGAGACCACACTTCGGTTTACGAAGAATAACATGGATGTGGCGTCCATCAGGGCTGATTCTAACATCCGACAAACCATTTTTGGAAGAATTGTTTAAAAACGTTTGCTTTAAAAACTCGTTTAAATCTTTACCTCTAGTAAAATCGCCAAAATCTGTCACTTGATCAAGAGCAAGTCGCGTCATATTAACTGGGACAGGAGCAGCGTTGTAACGTTATAGCAACACAGTTAGCAGACGCTGCAAATCCGAATTCCTGAGTCCTTTAGCTTGACGTGACATCCATGAGAAGAGGCGAAGGGACAATCCACAGGCGTAAGAAAAAGTGTCCGTACTTCATCAGTTTTGATATATCCATTCTCTTTCGCATTTCACATTGCAGCGAACTGAAATCGTTTTCAATTTGTTTAACATTGTCCAGAAGCAGACGCTAGCTAGCTGTTTCCCTGTTACTCTCCTGACATCACGAGTTTGTTAATTTCCGGAAACtcaggggattttttttttcaaacgggAGGGGTGTTGGTGTTGGGTGGGCGGAGTAGCCTCGCGATGCAACCTGTAGGAAGGTTGGACCAGTTGGACATCCCCGCCCATATCCAAGTTTGCCATCTTGTGACGTCGGACGTCCAGTGCGTCAGCCGGAAAAAGTTTTGACAAGGGAAACGAAAATGATTGCGAAATCAGACAGTTGACGAAGGAACACTTTCTTTTAAAACGTCGAGGAGGAAACTGAGTTTTTTAGCGTTGGTCAGTTCACATATGCCTAATGAACGCGGAGCAAGCATTTAACGCTATGTTGTTAGATATCTCTAACGAGCTCAACGAAAAGAACTTGGAGGAGCTGAAGTTCCTGTGCTCTAATAAAATCGGGAAGAAACACCTGGAAAATGTAAAGGTGGGCATTGATCTTTTTCGGCATCTCAAGGAAGTAAATGAACTAAGACTTGACGATGCAACGTTTCTCTCCACATTACTGAATCAAATAAAGCGACGGGATCTTTTTGACAAAGTGCAGGTGTACATGCAAAATAATGCAACAAGAGATATAGGTCTAACTGAAACCGAGGAACAAGCAAAAGTGAAAATAGCAGTTGATGTCATTGTTGCTAACCTTGGGACACGCTGGCGACAATATGCCAGGAAGCTTGGACTGCATGATGCAAAACTTGACCAAATCCGTGAGAAGCACCCTTTTAACCTCGAGGAGCAGGTGATGGAGGTCATCAATGTGTGGAAGGGGATGCACAAAGAGGATGTCAAGGCAGCTGTTTTGATAGAAGCACTTCGCTCTTGCAAGCTAAATCACACCGCTGATCTAGTTGAGAAGGAGATTGCTGTATTCCAGACAACTCGGACGTCGGAGGTCGGACAAACTTGAAGTTGGGGTAGATCGACACCGAGTTCAGAAGTGAGAACTCCGACTTCAAGTGGCGTTCCATTGTACTTTTCCCCAGTAGGAGGTCAGAATTCTTGACCTCCGAGTTTGTCTGGAATGAAATTTGGAGATTCCAACAAGGAAATATCTGCATAGGGTTCCCGAACACTGGTCATAATTAACTCCTTGCTAATATGAAAGAATTGGCTGATTGATTAAAAGAATTAGGCCAGGCCTAGTGATTGTTCATGACTAATCGTTGTAATTTTTACAGCTCATATTTCATTTTCTGCTGCTTTAATATTGTCTCTAGCTCTGATTCTCTCGATGAATGTGAAGGCATATTGTGTATAGCCTATGGGTTGGAAAGTAACAAATTGTCCCACAGTTAGCTACAGAACAAATATTCTGAAAATGTCTCAACAGCAGCCTAATGTTAGACGTTTGGGGAAAGTTTGATTTATTGATCAAATAAAACCGCAAGATTAATGGGGGGGAAATCGCTAGGCTACTGTGCTTTTCTCAAATCATCATTAACGTTTGCACAACAGTTACTAtacatatataacatatatgTTGCATCAGAGATGTTGCATCACACTCCAGTGATCTCACCACTGGACCTGACAgggtggcttgtgtgtgtgtgtgtgtgtgtgtctctaagtaagtataagtatatatcagtatgtgtgtatatgtatgtatgtatgtatgtgtgtgtgtgtctctgtgtgtgtgtgatgttaataacaacccttgcttttctctatttacaccacttacTTGATATATCAAAATATGTAGGCTAGTTGAAACTGCACCACATAGTGCATTACCTGCAAAAGCGTGTATCTCGCTCAAAATGCTTGTCTATGtctcaaaagtagcctaacctagatATGAAACGGTCAGTGCAATCAAAACAAGTCCTTACGCCATTGTTTGTCAAGATAGTAAACTGCTTTGTCTTGTTATATGACAATTTACTCTGTAACTATTTTCTAATGAACAATGCACAAGGCATCAGTATTTTCTGTATCCTGACAGCAcagtataaagaaaacaaaggcttttacagCATTATGCAAATTAAAAATGACCCGAGCTGCACCACTAACCTACAtctttctgtaggctacatcctGACCTGTCAGGTCACATAGACCTATATTTTTATAGGTCTAGACTTACAACTAGTGACAGCTAGTCCAACTCTTTTGTTCACTAGTAGGACCATTCTGCATGgaaccagtatagtgcattttgactAACACAACATTAGCAATTGAAAATGTGATAAAAACAGACATTTACAAAATCAGTTGCATCATGGATGTACTTAAGcacatggtgtttgcttaagaTGAGGAGAAACTGCTTTAATGAAGTGATAAGATGATTATAGGCTAGAGTTTACAAGCAGTTCTaagaatttcaattctgatctgagaaatgcaccaagGTAATAGGTTACTGGAAATTTCACATATGAACAATCGTTTCTCCAGTAGG
Proteins encoded:
- the LOC125311399 gene encoding FAS-associated death domain protein-like, which gives rise to MNAEQAFNAMLLDISNELNEKNLEELKFLCSNKIGKKHLENVKVGIDLFRHLKEVNELRLDDATFLSTLLNQIKRRDLFDKVQVYMQNNATRDIGLTETEEQAKVKIAVDVIVANLGTRWRQYARKLGLHDAKLDQIREKHPFNLEEQVMEVINVWKGMHKEDVKAAVLIEALRSCKLNHTADLVEKEIAVFQTTRTSEVGQT